One window of the uncultured Paludibaculum sp. genome contains the following:
- the dprA gene encoding DNA-processing protein DprA: MSPSSCDRTTEQLLHWLALRLTPGLGARKTSLLLEHFGSPEAIFRASTSELEAAGLAGSVARSISSGCAFEDAAEQQDQLTATGTQVVAFTDALYPPQLRQIYDPPPLLFVQGRLELLDTVMVALVGSRRPSTYGMVAAEHLAIDLAKAGVTVVSGMAKGIDTAAHLGALKAGGGTVAVFGCGLDIIYPAENRKLAARIATEGLLMSEFPLGTPAHPQNFPIRNRVVSGLSDGVVVVEGVQYSGSLITARLALDQNKEVFAVPGNITSKLSFGPNLLLKQGAQLVQSATDILDGLSWETRSKLARQGELPMEEATAEPAGPMAQLAKQILSFLSVDTPLHLDALLEHLLDCSPSEVIATLFELELRGQVRQLPGRSYVKVWYE, from the coding sequence ATGTCTCCCTCCTCTTGTGATCGAACCACGGAACAACTACTGCACTGGCTGGCTTTGCGATTGACACCCGGCCTGGGTGCGCGAAAGACTTCCCTTCTCCTGGAGCATTTTGGCTCACCGGAAGCGATCTTCCGGGCCTCCACGTCGGAGCTGGAGGCGGCTGGGCTGGCCGGCTCGGTTGCCCGGAGCATTTCGAGCGGCTGCGCCTTTGAGGACGCGGCGGAGCAGCAGGACCAACTGACGGCCACTGGCACACAGGTTGTCGCCTTCACCGACGCCCTGTATCCGCCCCAGCTCAGGCAGATCTACGATCCGCCGCCGCTGCTGTTCGTGCAGGGCCGCCTGGAGCTGCTGGACACCGTGATGGTGGCGCTGGTGGGCAGCCGGCGTCCCAGTACCTATGGGATGGTGGCGGCGGAGCACCTGGCCATCGACCTCGCCAAGGCCGGGGTGACGGTGGTGAGCGGCATGGCGAAGGGGATCGACACGGCGGCGCATCTGGGGGCTTTGAAGGCGGGTGGGGGTACGGTGGCTGTCTTTGGCTGCGGTCTGGACATTATTTACCCGGCGGAGAATCGCAAGCTGGCGGCGCGGATTGCTACGGAAGGGCTGCTGATGAGCGAGTTTCCGCTGGGCACCCCGGCCCATCCCCAGAACTTCCCGATTCGAAACCGCGTGGTCAGCGGGCTTTCCGACGGGGTTGTCGTGGTGGAGGGTGTCCAGTACAGCGGGAGCCTGATCACGGCCCGGCTGGCGCTGGACCAGAATAAGGAGGTGTTCGCGGTGCCCGGCAACATCACGTCGAAGCTGAGCTTCGGACCGAATCTTCTTCTCAAACAGGGAGCACAGTTGGTGCAAAGCGCCACCGACATACTTGACGGCTTAAGTTGGGAAACACGGTCGAAGTTGGCCCGGCAGGGTGAGCTGCCGATGGAGGAAGCCACGGCCGAACCGGCGGGACCGATGGCGCAGCTCGCTAAGCAAATCCTTTCTTTTCTATCGGTTGATACGCCGTTGCATCTTGACGCCCTGCTTGAGCATCTGCTTGACTGTTCGCCCTCCGAGGTGATTGCCACGCTGTTCGAACTGGAATTGCGAGGGCAGGTCCGCCAACTCCCCGGCCGCAGTTATGTTAAGGTGTGGTACGAGTGA
- the topA gene encoding type I DNA topoisomerase: MAKSLVIVESPAKAKTIGKYLGKNFTVKASLGHVKDLPKNDIAVDVDHDFQPSYVVIEGKKKLIDELRKAAKDSDAIYLAADPDREGEAICYHLQEELQPKRGEGPEVFRVTFNEITANAVRKAFETPRAVDTNLVDAQQARRVLDRLVGYKISPLLWDKVRRGLSAGRVQTVALRLIVDREREIRSFLKQEYWSVEVHLNAKKAPVLKANLAKRDGVNVEIPDQASADAIVTALEGAQFVVRSVGTKEKRRHAVPPFITSTLQQESARKLRFSVKRTMMLAQRLYEGVELGEEGSVGLITYMRTDSTRVSDDALKEVREVIGQRFGTQYLPESPNVYKTKKAAQDAHEAIRPTSALRHPDQMAAYLSEDELKLYRLVWMRFVASQMTPAVFDQTTIEVVAAGADQAEYLMRATGSVPKFDGFQAVYKEGKDQKDEEDDEESARLPQVSDGEVLRFKAIHPEQHFTEPPPRFTEATLVKELEADGVGRPSTYASILSTIQEREYVKREGGKFIPTELGVVVTELLVESFADIFDVNYTARMEDDLDEIGEGKLDWRKAMADFYQRFQTDLGEAERSMRDIKRMELPTDQICEKCGKPMVIKWGKHGSFLACTGYPECTNTRQLNKGIHELDSPENGEEKVEISEQDATEYCPNCGREMVLKKGRFGTFLACTGYPDCKTTKQLGQAQKQPDVILDEKCPLCDHNLVTKSGRFGEFTACSNYPKCKYVKQKTIGMACPQCGTGELSERRSKRGKTFYGCTRYPECDFVAWARPIAEKCPECGSPYLVDKVLKSGHFAQCPNKECKYKREVEEAPVPA, from the coding sequence ATGGCCAAATCTCTAGTGATCGTCGAGTCGCCCGCGAAGGCGAAGACGATCGGCAAGTACCTGGGCAAGAACTTCACGGTCAAGGCAAGTCTGGGCCACGTGAAGGACCTGCCGAAAAATGACATCGCGGTGGACGTCGACCACGACTTCCAGCCGTCCTATGTGGTCATCGAGGGCAAGAAGAAGCTCATCGATGAGTTGCGCAAGGCGGCCAAGGATTCCGACGCCATCTATCTCGCGGCTGACCCGGACCGCGAAGGCGAAGCGATCTGCTATCACCTGCAGGAAGAGCTTCAGCCCAAGCGAGGCGAAGGCCCCGAAGTATTCCGCGTCACCTTCAACGAAATCACCGCCAATGCAGTCAGGAAGGCGTTTGAGACGCCGCGGGCGGTGGATACGAATCTGGTGGACGCCCAGCAGGCACGGCGCGTCCTGGACCGGTTGGTGGGCTACAAGATCTCCCCGCTGCTGTGGGACAAGGTGCGGCGCGGACTGTCGGCCGGACGTGTGCAGACGGTGGCGCTACGCCTGATTGTGGACCGCGAGCGGGAGATCCGGTCGTTCCTGAAGCAGGAATACTGGTCGGTGGAAGTCCATCTGAACGCCAAGAAGGCGCCGGTGCTGAAGGCCAATCTGGCCAAGCGCGACGGGGTGAACGTCGAGATTCCAGACCAGGCGTCGGCGGATGCGATCGTGACGGCGCTGGAAGGCGCGCAGTTCGTCGTCCGTTCGGTGGGCACGAAGGAAAAACGGCGTCACGCCGTGCCTCCGTTCATCACCTCGACCCTGCAGCAGGAGTCCGCCCGCAAGCTGCGCTTCAGCGTGAAGCGCACGATGATGCTGGCGCAGCGGCTGTATGAAGGCGTGGAACTGGGCGAAGAGGGCTCGGTCGGCCTCATTACTTATATGCGTACCGATTCGACGCGCGTCAGCGACGACGCGTTGAAGGAGGTGCGCGAGGTGATCGGGCAGCGTTTCGGCACCCAGTACCTGCCGGAGTCGCCGAACGTCTACAAGACCAAGAAGGCGGCCCAGGATGCGCACGAAGCGATCAGGCCTACCTCGGCCCTGCGTCATCCCGACCAGATGGCCGCGTATCTGTCCGAGGACGAGCTAAAGCTGTACCGGCTGGTCTGGATGCGGTTTGTGGCGTCGCAGATGACGCCGGCCGTCTTCGACCAGACCACCATTGAAGTGGTGGCGGCGGGAGCCGACCAGGCCGAGTATCTGATGCGCGCCACGGGCAGCGTGCCCAAGTTCGACGGCTTCCAGGCCGTGTACAAGGAAGGCAAGGATCAGAAGGACGAAGAGGACGACGAGGAGAGCGCGCGGCTGCCGCAGGTGAGCGACGGCGAAGTGTTGCGCTTCAAGGCGATCCATCCGGAACAGCACTTCACAGAGCCGCCTCCGCGCTTTACGGAAGCGACGCTGGTGAAGGAGTTGGAAGCCGATGGCGTGGGCCGGCCGTCGACCTATGCCTCGATTCTTTCGACGATTCAGGAACGCGAGTACGTCAAGCGCGAGGGCGGCAAGTTCATCCCCACCGAGTTAGGGGTGGTGGTGACGGAGCTTCTCGTGGAGAGCTTTGCGGACATCTTCGACGTGAACTACACGGCGCGGATGGAGGACGACCTCGACGAGATTGGGGAAGGCAAGCTCGACTGGCGCAAGGCGATGGCCGACTTCTACCAGCGCTTCCAGACGGATCTGGGTGAGGCCGAGCGGTCGATGCGCGACATCAAGCGCATGGAGTTGCCCACCGACCAAATCTGCGAGAAGTGCGGCAAGCCGATGGTGATCAAGTGGGGCAAGCACGGCAGCTTCCTGGCTTGTACGGGCTATCCCGAGTGCACCAATACGCGGCAGCTCAACAAGGGCATCCACGAGCTGGACAGCCCTGAGAACGGCGAAGAGAAGGTCGAGATTTCCGAGCAGGACGCGACCGAGTACTGTCCGAACTGCGGCCGTGAGATGGTGCTGAAGAAGGGCCGCTTCGGGACGTTTCTGGCCTGTACCGGGTATCCGGACTGCAAGACGACTAAGCAGTTGGGCCAGGCGCAGAAGCAGCCGGACGTGATTCTGGACGAGAAGTGCCCGCTGTGCGATCACAACCTGGTGACGAAGAGCGGCCGCTTTGGCGAGTTCACGGCCTGCTCGAACTACCCGAAGTGCAAGTACGTCAAGCAGAAGACGATCGGCATGGCGTGCCCACAGTGCGGGACGGGCGAGCTGAGTGAGCGGCGCAGTAAGCGGGGCAAAACCTTCTATGGCTGCACGCGGTATCCGGAGTGCGATTTCGTCGCCTGGGCGCGGCCGATCGCCGAGAAGTGCCCCGAGTGCGGATCGCCGTACCTTGTCGACAAAGTGCTGAAGTCAGGTCACTTCGCACAGTGTCCGAACAAGGAGTGCAAGTATAAGCGTGAAGTGGAAGAAGCGCCGGTGCCGGCTTAA
- a CDS encoding type II toxin-antitoxin system HicB family antitoxin has product MALQYMAVVEQAESNLAAYFPDLPGCVATGADMEELKANLSVALEWHLEALRDNGQEPPAPATQVVLVLAK; this is encoded by the coding sequence ATGGCACTACAGTACATGGCTGTTGTCGAGCAGGCGGAAAGCAACCTCGCGGCGTATTTCCCCGATCTTCCGGGGTGCGTAGCCACGGGTGCCGATATGGAAGAACTGAAGGCGAACCTAAGTGTCGCACTGGAATGGCATCTAGAGGCTCTTCGAGACAACGGGCAGGAACCGCCGGCTCCCGCGACGCAGGTCGTCCTGGTGCTGGCAAAATAG
- a CDS encoding glucosidase, whose translation MPSERLRLMEARDRVKHWKRWGPYLSERQWGTVREDYSPDGDAWASFPFEHSHLRAYRWGEDGLLGVSDNHQRLCFAVALWNGHDPILKERLYGLSNGQGNHGEDVKEVYFYLDSTPTHSYMKALYKYPQRAYPYDWLRRRAAELGLHEHEPEVWESGCFDENRYFDVFAEYAKADEDDLLIRLTVHNRGPEAAPLHLLPTLWFRNRWTWGRKNRPRPSMVQTADGHVEASEATMGRWSFTLEGAPPLLFTENETNEHVLYGNSVGGVYTKDAFHRRVVESDETAVNPYQTGTKMCGWYQFDVPPGGSVSVRLRLRAEEAAPGGFAEFDSIFEQRQGEADDFYCSLRSCELSDDARLVQRQAFAGLLWSKQFFHYVVEDWLQGDPATPKPPPERLEGRNSEWRHFFTDDILSMPDKWEYPWFAAWDLAFHMIPFAQVDAEFAKTQLQLLLREWYLHPNGQIPAYEWAFSDVNPPVHAWACYRVFKIDAKESGNPDYGFLERCFHKLLMNFTWWVNRKDSTGDNIFEGGFLGLDNIGVFDRSRPLPTGGYTEQSDGTSWMAMYSLNMLRIALELAKVNPTYEDIASKFLEHFLYIASAMNTLGGAGLWDDQDGFYYDRLRLPSGKCYPLRVRSIVGLIPLFAVETFDAETAANLDGFQRRTRWFLEHRRDLTEHLLWHPANENNPLGIIALIQPIRLIRALELMLDEEEFLSPYGIRSMSQVHRKQPFVMHVNGDEYRVDYAPAESSSRMFGGNSNWRGPIWFPLNYLLIESLQKFHHFFGDRLTVEFPTGSGNVMDLGQVATELSKRLSHLFLRDDNSRRPCYGDTELFQTNEHFRDYLFFHEYFHGDNGAGLGANHQTGWTALVAKLLTQSGE comes from the coding sequence ATGCCTTCTGAGCGCCTGCGCCTGATGGAGGCGCGTGACCGCGTCAAGCATTGGAAGCGCTGGGGGCCCTATCTCTCCGAACGGCAGTGGGGCACTGTCCGCGAAGACTACTCCCCAGACGGTGATGCCTGGGCTTCGTTCCCTTTTGAGCATTCCCATTTGCGGGCCTACCGCTGGGGCGAGGACGGACTGCTGGGCGTCAGCGATAACCACCAGCGCCTCTGCTTCGCCGTCGCCCTGTGGAACGGCCACGACCCCATCCTGAAGGAGCGCCTGTATGGCCTGAGCAACGGCCAGGGCAACCACGGCGAGGACGTCAAGGAGGTCTACTTCTACCTCGACTCGACGCCGACGCACTCCTACATGAAGGCGCTCTACAAGTATCCGCAGCGCGCCTATCCGTACGACTGGCTGCGGCGGCGGGCGGCGGAACTGGGCCTGCACGAGCATGAGCCCGAAGTCTGGGAGTCGGGCTGTTTCGATGAGAATCGCTACTTCGACGTTTTCGCGGAGTACGCCAAAGCCGACGAGGACGACCTGCTCATCCGGCTGACCGTACACAATCGCGGACCGGAGGCGGCTCCGCTGCACCTACTGCCCACGCTCTGGTTCCGCAACCGCTGGACCTGGGGCCGGAAGAACCGGCCGCGGCCCAGCATGGTCCAGACCGCCGACGGGCATGTGGAAGCGTCCGAAGCCACGATGGGCCGCTGGAGCTTCACCCTGGAAGGCGCGCCGCCGCTGCTGTTCACGGAGAACGAGACGAACGAGCACGTGCTGTACGGAAACTCCGTCGGCGGCGTCTACACGAAGGACGCCTTCCACCGCCGCGTGGTGGAGAGTGACGAGACGGCGGTGAATCCGTATCAGACCGGCACGAAGATGTGCGGCTGGTATCAGTTCGATGTTCCGCCCGGAGGCAGCGTATCGGTGCGGCTCCGGCTGCGGGCCGAGGAGGCCGCGCCCGGGGGCTTTGCGGAATTCGATTCGATCTTTGAACAGCGGCAGGGGGAGGCCGACGACTTCTACTGTTCGCTGCGGTCGTGCGAACTCTCGGACGATGCCCGTCTGGTGCAACGCCAGGCCTTCGCGGGCCTGCTGTGGTCGAAGCAGTTCTTCCACTACGTCGTCGAGGATTGGCTACAGGGCGATCCGGCGACTCCGAAGCCTCCGCCGGAACGGCTGGAGGGCCGCAACTCGGAGTGGCGCCATTTCTTCACGGACGACATCCTGTCGATGCCGGACAAGTGGGAGTATCCGTGGTTCGCTGCCTGGGATCTCGCGTTCCACATGATCCCCTTCGCGCAGGTCGATGCGGAGTTCGCGAAGACGCAGCTTCAATTGCTGCTGCGCGAATGGTACCTGCATCCGAACGGGCAGATCCCGGCATACGAGTGGGCGTTCTCCGACGTGAACCCTCCGGTGCACGCCTGGGCCTGCTATCGCGTGTTCAAGATCGACGCGAAGGAGAGCGGGAACCCGGACTACGGCTTTCTGGAACGCTGCTTCCACAAGCTGCTGATGAATTTCACGTGGTGGGTGAACCGCAAGGACTCGACCGGCGACAACATCTTCGAAGGCGGGTTCCTGGGCCTGGACAACATTGGGGTGTTCGACCGCTCAAGGCCGCTGCCGACGGGCGGGTATACGGAGCAGTCCGACGGGACCAGTTGGATGGCGATGTACTCGCTGAACATGCTGCGCATCGCGCTGGAGCTGGCCAAGGTGAATCCGACGTATGAGGATATCGCCAGCAAGTTCCTGGAACATTTCCTGTACATTGCGTCGGCAATGAATACGCTGGGCGGCGCCGGGCTGTGGGACGACCAGGACGGGTTCTATTACGACAGGCTGCGTCTGCCTTCCGGCAAGTGCTACCCGTTGCGCGTGCGCTCGATTGTCGGGCTGATCCCGCTGTTTGCGGTGGAGACATTCGATGCCGAGACCGCTGCGAATCTGGATGGGTTCCAACGGCGCACAAGGTGGTTTCTGGAGCACCGGCGCGATCTGACGGAGCATCTGCTGTGGCATCCGGCCAATGAGAACAATCCGTTGGGCATCATCGCGCTGATTCAGCCCATCCGCCTGATCCGGGCGCTGGAACTGATGCTGGACGAGGAGGAGTTTCTCTCGCCGTACGGCATTCGGTCGATGTCGCAGGTACATCGCAAGCAGCCGTTTGTCATGCATGTGAACGGGGACGAGTACAGAGTGGACTATGCTCCGGCGGAGTCGTCATCGCGCATGTTCGGTGGGAACTCGAACTGGCGCGGACCCATCTGGTTCCCTCTGAACTACCTGCTGATCGAATCGCTGCAGAAGTTCCACCACTTCTTTGGCGACCGGCTGACCGTGGAGTTTCCCACGGGTTCCGGGAACGTGATGGATCTGGGCCAGGTGGCAACGGAGCTCTCCAAGCGTCTTTCGCACCTCTTCCTGCGGGATGACAACAGCCGGCGGCCCTGCTACGGCGACACGGAGCTGTTCCAGACGAACGAACATTTCCGGGACTATTTGTTTTTCCATGAATACTTCCATGGAGACAATGGAGCCGGGCTGGGTGCGAACCATCAGACGGGCTGGACGGCCCTGGTGGCGAAACTGCTTACGCAGAGCGGGGAGTGA
- a CDS encoding IS66 family transposase: protein MIDLPGDSAALKAMVLSLLTECDHHAQRAEQQAQRAEQQTQRADEQTRRAEELRVEMLRLQLELERYKKWYYGPRADRLQSTGDLAQMLFDFAASMDQKPVHPDDVPPETPQDSEVRRVRRRKGRRNLANFENLPATTHVHELSAEQRACPCCGTERQEIGADESWQIEYLPGHFERIHHVRKKYACTACENGGGKPSIETAAKPEAAIDKGLAGPGLLAYIVTSKFSDYLPLYRLEDIFARQGFEISRATQSVWCGDVADLAEPLYQLMAQRVRSSHVVATDDTIMPMLSKGKTANARMWIYVGDDDHAYNVFDFTLNRGRDGPKHFLKDYRQVLLADAYGGYNGVVAGNEITRAGCWAHFRRKVVEAEKAAPEIARSVVEVVRALYSVERQAAALPVAERLKLRQENSVPVVTELREKLLGWKEQLLPKHPMAEALNYALSQWAELTVFCSDGAVPLDNNISEREMKRVVLNRKNSLFVGNARGGRTAAILASLTSTCRRHDVDPQLYLTQLLTNLPSVRLSDLADWLPDAWKRRQAASPEGPPK, encoded by the coding sequence TTGATCGACTTACCCGGGGACAGCGCAGCGCTGAAGGCGATGGTGCTCTCCCTGCTGACCGAGTGCGATCACCATGCCCAGCGCGCCGAACAGCAGGCACAACGTGCCGAACAGCAGACTCAGCGTGCCGATGAACAGACTCGCCGCGCTGAAGAACTCCGCGTGGAAATGCTCCGCCTTCAACTGGAATTGGAGCGTTATAAGAAGTGGTATTACGGTCCCCGCGCCGACCGGCTGCAATCAACTGGCGATCTGGCGCAGATGCTGTTCGACTTCGCCGCATCGATGGACCAGAAGCCGGTTCATCCGGATGACGTTCCTCCCGAGACGCCACAGGACTCGGAAGTGCGCCGCGTGCGGCGCCGCAAAGGCCGGCGCAATCTCGCCAACTTTGAGAATCTCCCGGCCACCACGCATGTCCACGAGCTGAGCGCGGAACAGCGAGCCTGCCCCTGCTGTGGAACCGAGCGCCAGGAGATCGGCGCCGACGAGAGCTGGCAGATCGAGTATCTGCCCGGTCACTTCGAACGCATCCACCACGTGCGCAAGAAGTATGCCTGTACGGCCTGCGAGAACGGCGGCGGCAAACCCAGTATCGAAACGGCGGCCAAGCCCGAGGCAGCAATTGACAAGGGGTTGGCCGGACCGGGCCTGCTGGCTTACATCGTGACCAGCAAGTTTTCCGATTACCTGCCGCTCTACCGGCTGGAAGACATCTTCGCGCGGCAGGGCTTCGAGATTTCGCGCGCCACCCAATCGGTATGGTGCGGCGATGTGGCAGACTTGGCCGAACCGCTGTACCAATTGATGGCGCAGCGAGTGCGGTCCTCGCATGTGGTAGCCACCGACGACACCATCATGCCGATGCTGAGCAAAGGCAAAACGGCGAACGCCCGGATGTGGATCTATGTGGGGGATGACGACCATGCCTACAACGTCTTCGACTTCACGCTGAACCGGGGCCGCGATGGGCCGAAACATTTTCTGAAAGATTACCGGCAGGTTTTGCTGGCCGATGCCTACGGCGGATACAACGGCGTGGTGGCGGGCAACGAGATCACGCGCGCGGGGTGCTGGGCGCATTTCCGTCGCAAGGTAGTGGAGGCGGAGAAGGCGGCGCCGGAGATCGCGCGGAGCGTGGTGGAGGTGGTGCGCGCGCTGTATTCAGTAGAACGTCAGGCGGCCGCACTTCCGGTGGCGGAGCGGCTGAAGCTGCGCCAGGAGAACTCGGTGCCGGTGGTAACGGAGTTACGGGAGAAACTGCTGGGCTGGAAAGAACAGTTGCTGCCGAAGCATCCGATGGCCGAGGCGCTGAACTACGCGCTGAGCCAGTGGGCGGAACTGACGGTGTTCTGCTCCGATGGAGCGGTGCCGCTGGACAACAACATCAGCGAAAGGGAAATGAAGCGAGTGGTGCTGAACCGCAAGAACTCGCTCTTCGTGGGCAATGCGAGGGGCGGCCGGACCGCAGCGATTCTGGCGAGCCTGACGAGCACCTGCCGCCGTCACGACGTGGACCCACAACTGTACCTGACGCAGTTGCTAACCAACCTGCCGTCGGTGCGCCTCAGCGACTTGGCAGACTGGCTGCCGGATGCATGGAAGCGGCGCCAAGCGGCGTCGCCTGAGGGGCCTCCAAAGTAG
- the tnpB gene encoding IS66 family insertion sequence element accessory protein TnpB (TnpB, as the term is used for proteins encoded by IS66 family insertion elements, is considered an accessory protein, since TnpC, encoded by a neighboring gene, is a DDE family transposase.), producing the protein MTGLPSLRTLDREQSARIWLAAEAADMRCGFDRLAERVKAVIGQDPLSGHLFVFRSRRGDRLKILVWDRDGFVLWYKRLEAGTFKLPRVEAGSSSVELRASELAMVLDGIDVSRLKRVARYERGARVV; encoded by the coding sequence TTGACCGGTCTGCCGAGCCTGCGCACGCTCGACCGCGAGCAAAGCGCGCGCATCTGGCTCGCCGCCGAGGCCGCTGACATGCGCTGCGGTTTCGACCGCTTGGCCGAACGCGTGAAAGCCGTCATCGGGCAGGACCCCTTAAGTGGTCACCTGTTTGTGTTTCGCTCGCGCCGCGGCGACCGGCTAAAAATTCTTGTGTGGGATCGCGACGGCTTTGTTCTTTGGTATAAGCGGCTCGAGGCAGGCACTTTCAAACTGCCCCGCGTGGAAGCGGGCTCATCTTCGGTGGAACTGAGAGCCAGTGAACTGGCCATGGTTCTGGATGGAATCGATGTATCGCGGCTGAAACGGGTCGCCCGCTACGAGCGCGGCGCGCGCGTCGTCTGA
- a CDS encoding gluconate 2-dehydrogenase subunit 3 family protein, with translation MEATRRELLRNAAIAATLGQLSAEAMQHVHQHVAEEKKAASGVYKPKALNPHEYKTVTKLSDLIIPPEGSEVGGAGVGAPEFIDLLCSGSDRMAQIWLGGLAWLDDQCLKRYEATFLDAKPAQQTEILDLIAYRRNDTPETGPGIRFFDWARRMVVDAYFTSPQGVKAVGYKGNVGMQVFQVPKEAIAYAIGRSPFKEG, from the coding sequence ATGGAAGCGACACGACGCGAGCTTCTCCGCAACGCCGCTATCGCGGCCACACTGGGACAGTTGTCGGCCGAGGCCATGCAGCACGTGCACCAGCACGTGGCCGAGGAGAAGAAGGCGGCCAGCGGCGTCTACAAACCCAAGGCCTTGAACCCACACGAATACAAGACCGTCACGAAGTTGTCTGACCTCATCATCCCGCCCGAGGGCTCTGAAGTCGGCGGTGCCGGCGTCGGAGCGCCCGAGTTCATCGACCTGCTGTGTTCCGGTTCCGACCGCATGGCCCAGATCTGGCTCGGCGGACTCGCCTGGCTCGACGACCAGTGCCTGAAGCGCTACGAAGCCACGTTCCTCGACGCCAAGCCCGCCCAGCAGACCGAGATCCTCGACCTCATCGCCTATCGCCGCAACGACACTCCGGAGACAGGCCCGGGCATCCGTTTCTTCGACTGGGCGCGCCGCATGGTGGTCGACGCCTACTTCACCTCACCGCAGGGCGTGAAAGCGGTGGGCTACAAAGGCAACGTCGGCATGCAGGTCTTCCAGGTACCCAAGGAAGCCATCGCCTACGCCATCGGCCGCTCGCCGTTTAAAGAGGGTTGA